A single window of Gossypium hirsutum isolate 1008001.06 chromosome A10, Gossypium_hirsutum_v2.1, whole genome shotgun sequence DNA harbors:
- the LOC107896681 gene encoding probable histone-arginine methyltransferase 1.3 isoform X2, which translates to MDDSSGLKPKELEFTLAAVSQFSSSSLSSSSSSSSSVIARFSADSGVAELRFHRDSEFIDGFNVDIGTSQLFKLGPVQSLCVSEISGAGKEKSYSRAVTIQFRNEDESRDFHSAFEQWQKDVIQGIHLPNGAIAASKSKFDYKIEPSSAKMYFHYYGQLLHQQNMLQDYVRTGTYYAAVIENRVDFTGRVVVDVGAGSGILSLFAAQAGAKHVYAVEASEMAEYARKLIAGNRALAQRITVIKGKVEEVELAEKADILISEPMGTLLVNERMLESYIIARDRFLVPNAKMFPSIGRIHMAPFSDEYLFVEIANKALFWQQQNYYGVDLTPLYGSAFQGYFSQPVVDAFDPRLLVSPPLCHVIDFNEIKEEDLFEIDIPLKFIASVGTRVHGLACWFDVLFNGSAVQRWLTTAPGAPTTHWYQIRCVLSQPIYVMAGQEITGRLHMIAHNAQSYTMYLSLSAKMWGPGAVQGGILQTASGKLDLKEPYYRMSQPQSYTMAQDQQPQQLLQAQAIPIHTEDLDEAELLQQPSENTGPQLQ; encoded by the exons atggaCGATTCATCTGGGCTAAAACCCAAAGAATTGGAGTTCACTTTGGCGGCAGTTTCTCAGTTTTCTTCTTCATCGCTTTCTTCGTcttcgtcttcttcttcttcggtgATTGCTCGTTTCAGCGCTGATTCTGGAGTTGCGGAGCTGCGGTTTCACCGAGATTCGGAATTTATTGATGGCTTCAATGTCGATATTGGAACCTCGCAG CTCTTCAAGCTGGGACCGGTTCAATCGCTTTGTGTTTCAGAGATTTCTGGTGCCGGTAAAGAG AAATCATATTCACGGGCAGTGACCATCCAGTTTAGAAACGAGGATGAGAGCAGGGACTTCCATTCCGCATTTGAGCAATGGCAGAAGGATGTTATTCAAG GAATTCATTTACCAAATGGGGCCATTGCTGCTTCTAAGAGCAAGTTTGATTATAAAATTGAGCCATCTTCTGCTAAAATGTATTTCCACTATTATGGACAATTGCTACATCAGCAAAATATGTTACAGGATTATGTGAGAACAG GAACCTATTATGCTGCTGTTATCGAGAACCGTGTTGATTTTACAGGTCGTGTGGTGGTTGATGTTGGAGCTGGAAGTGGTATTTTGTCGTTATTTGCTGCGCAG GCTGGTGCAAAGCATGTTTATGCTGTTGAAGCTTCAGAAATGGCAGAATATGCTCGCAAACTTATTGCTGGGAACCGTGCATTAGCTCAACGGATTACT GTAATAAAAGGTAAAGTTGAGGAAGTGGAGTTGGCTGAGAAAGCAGATATTCTGATCTCTGAACCGATGG GCACCTTATTAGTTAATGAGAGAATGTTAGAGTCCTACATAATTGCAAGAGATCGGTTTCTTGTCCCTAATGCGAAAATGTTTCCATCAATTGGAAG GATACATATGGCGCCTTTCAGTGATGAATATTTATTTGTTGAAATTGCAAATAAG GCTCTTTTTTGGCAGCAACAGAACTATTATGGTGTAGATCTCACCCCATTGTATGGGTCTGCATTCCAAGGGTACTTCTCTCAG CCAGTGGTGGATGCTTTTGATCCAAGATTATTGGTATCTCCACCCTTGTGCCATGTTATTGACTTCAATGAAATAAAG GAAGAGGACTTGTTCGAAATAGATATTCCATTGAAATTCATAGCATCTGTGGGAACTCGAGTGCATGGGTTGGCCTGTTGGTTTGATGTTCTGTTTAATGGGAG TGCTGTGCAAAGATGGCTTACCACTGCCCCTGGTGCGCCTACAACCCACTGGTACCAAATACGATGTGTTCTTTCTCAGCCAATTTATGTTATGGCTGGGCAAGAAATAACTGGCCGACTTCACATGATTGCCCATAATGCTCAAAGTTACACCATGTATCTATCATTGTCAG CGAAAATGTGGGGGCCTGGGGCAGTACAAGGAGGAATTCTTCAGACCGCTTCAGGGAAACTTGATCTCAAGGAGCCTTATTACAGAATGTCACAGCCACAATCCTACACGATGGCACAAGACCAGCAACCACAGCAGCTGCTACAGGCACAG GCTATTCCAATCCACACTGAAGATTTGGATGAAGCGGAGTTGCTGCAGCAACCATCGGAAAATACAGGTCCTCAGCTCCAATAA
- the LOC107895513 gene encoding uncharacterized protein has product MAIGDFNAILSSDDKKGGHAKGRRCRFFGNFMDSTLLHDLGFQIPSFTWHRGFPSERLDRAVGNDAWVEAFPNCLITHLPRIKLDHRPLLMKFCYTDTCVPNRPFRFLAGWLHHQNFPEFVKHNWRFNGNLVSTMEELTNKLQEWNKGVYGHITHRKRKLLHKLARIQHALDFSGSNSLSQQEALVRDELEDILHHEEILWKQKSRYPSRSLPSNVFLRLSFEDVASLGKGVTNEEIKSALFDMAPWKALGSDGFQAGFFQNQWDILGEAICEWVKKVFEEGTIDPEFNNTLIVLILKVKTPENFAQFRPISLCSVLYKLVMKIIANRFKSIFPKIIGQEQAGFIAGRSIIDNVIIRVTNGMLNFLVERVHRQLSSWDAKQLSFAGRVTLAHSVLLAIPSYIMQSTLVPKGICDSIEKLVRQFIWGAMEGGKKLALVGWNNICQPKIHGGLGLRRLEDQNKAFLLKIGYSLITKIEALWVQVLRAKYGFHEVLPVSIMRSRCSYMWKVVAKTWLLLYKNIIWSIGNGRSVRCWEDNWVPTVGPLNQYVLDQGIIISQSKVNEMVLDNGVWNIDLFRSWLPEDVVNRIISIPPPSESTGPDTLSCARTTSGVFSVKSVYFMLRKDSWNSKDANWNFVWKIPGPQRVRQFICWANHFFSTFKVVTEHRPNQSTTSQNSSMCFYLNTDGATHSVSGFSAVGGVIYDGKG; this is encoded by the exons ATGGCCATTGGAGACTTTAATGCCATTCTATCCTCAGATGATAAAAAAGGCGGACATGCTAAAGGCCGAAGATGTCGGTTCTTTGGTAACTTTATGGATAGCACTCTTCTGCATGACCTGGGTTTTCAAATACCCTCGTTTACATGGCATCGAGGGTTTCCTTCTGAAAGACTGGACAGGGCCGTGGGAAATGATGCTTGGGTGGAAGCATTCCCTAATTGCCTCATTACTCACCTCCCTAGGATTAAATTGGATCATCGGCCTTTGCTCATGAAATTTTGCTACACTGACACTTGTGTTCCTAATCGGCCTTTTCGATTTCTTGCGGGCTGGCTTCATCACCAGAATTTTCCTGAATTTGTTAAGCATAATTGGAGGTTCAATGGTAACTTGGTAAGTACTATGGAGGAGCTTACGAATAAGCTCCAAGAATGGAATAAAGGTGTTTATGGTCATATCACTCATCGTAAAAGAAAACTTCTTCATAAGCTTGCCAGGATACAACATGCCTTGGATTTCTCAGGGTCCAACTCTCTTTCTCAGCAAGAAGCACTAGTTCGCGATGAGCTTGAAGATATTCTGCATCATGAGGAGATACTTTGGAAGCAAAAGTCTAGAT ATCCGTCAAGGTCTTTACCTTCTAATGTTTTTCTAAGGCTCAGTTTTGAGGATGTTGCTTCTCTTGGGAAAGGTGTCACAAATGAAGAGATTAAGTCTGCACTGTTTGATATGGCGCCATGGAAAGCTCTGGGTAGTGATGGGTTTCAAGCTGGCTTTTTTCAAAACCAATGGGATATTTTAGGGGAAGCTATTTGTGAGTGGGTTAAGAAGGTTTTTGAGGAGGGCACTATTGATCCAGAGTTCAATAACACACTCATTGTGTTAATTCTTAAAGTTAAAACTCCTGAGAACTTTGCGCAGTTTCGCCCTATCAGCCTCTGCTCTGTGCTCTATAAGCTAGTTATGAAGATCATTGCAAATAGATTTAAGAGTATCTTCCCGAAGATCATTGGTCAAGAACAAGCAGGCTTCATTGCAGGACGGagtattattgataatgttatcaTAAG GGTCACTAATGGTATGCTTAACTTTTTGGTGGAAAGAGTTCATCGTCAACTTTCTAGTTGGGACGCGAAACAACTCTCTTTTGCTGGGAGAGTCACTTTAGCTCACTCCGTCCTGTTGGCCATCCCAAGTTACATCATGCAGTCTACTTTAGTCCCCAAAGGGATTTGTGACTCTATTGAAAAATTAGTTAGACAATTCATTTGGGGAGCTATGGAAGGGGGAAAGAAATTGGCCTTGGTAGGGTGGAATAACATCTGCCAACCTAAAATTCATGGAGGCCTTGGACTTCGACGATTAGAGGATCAAAATAAAGCTTTCTTGCTGAAAATTGGTTATAGTCTTATTACTAAGATTGAAGCCCTATGGGTTCAGGTCCTTAGAGCTAAGTATGGTTTTCATGAGGTTCTGCCAGTTTCTATCATGAGGAGTAGGTGCTCTTATATGTGGAAAGTAGTCGCTAAAACCTGGCTTTTACTGTACAAGAATATAATCTGGTCTATCGGTAATGGGAGGTCTGTTCGTTGTTGGGAGGATAATTGGGTTCCAACTGTCGGTCCTCTCAATCAGTATGTTCTTGATCAAGGTATTATTATTTCGCAAAGTAAAGTTAATGAGATGGTTTTAGATAATGGCGTATGGAACATTGATCTTTTTAGATCGTGGTTGCCAGAAGATGTGGTCAATCGTATCATTAGTATTCCTCCCCCTTCCGAGTCAACTGGGCCTGATACTCTTTCCTGTGCTAGAACAACATCTGGTGTTTTCTCAGTGAAAAGTGTCTACTTTATGCTCAGGAAGGACTCTTGGAACTCGAAGGACGCAAATTGGAACTTTGTTTGGAAAATTCCAGGGCCACAACGTGTTAGACAATTTATCTG TTGGGCAAATCATTTTTTCTCTACTTTTAAAGTAGTGACAGAGCATCGTCCAAATCAGTCAACTACCTCTCAGAACTCAAGTATGTGTTTTTACCTTAATACCGATGGTGCTACTCACTCTGTATCTGGTTTCTCTGCTGTAGGGGGAGTAATATATGATGGTAAAGGATAA
- the LOC107896681 gene encoding probable histone-arginine methyltransferase 1.3 isoform X1 — translation MDDSSGLKPKELEFTLAAVSQFSSSSLSSSSSSSSSVIARFSADSGVAELRFHRDSEFIDGFNVDIGTSQLFKLGPVQSLCVSEISGAGKEKSYSRAVTIQFRNEDESRDFHSAFEQWQKDVIQAGIHLPNGAIAASKSKFDYKIEPSSAKMYFHYYGQLLHQQNMLQDYVRTGTYYAAVIENRVDFTGRVVVDVGAGSGILSLFAAQAGAKHVYAVEASEMAEYARKLIAGNRALAQRITVIKGKVEEVELAEKADILISEPMGTLLVNERMLESYIIARDRFLVPNAKMFPSIGRIHMAPFSDEYLFVEIANKALFWQQQNYYGVDLTPLYGSAFQGYFSQPVVDAFDPRLLVSPPLCHVIDFNEIKEEDLFEIDIPLKFIASVGTRVHGLACWFDVLFNGSAVQRWLTTAPGAPTTHWYQIRCVLSQPIYVMAGQEITGRLHMIAHNAQSYTMYLSLSAKMWGPGAVQGGILQTASGKLDLKEPYYRMSQPQSYTMAQDQQPQQLLQAQAIPIHTEDLDEAELLQQPSENTGPQLQ, via the exons atggaCGATTCATCTGGGCTAAAACCCAAAGAATTGGAGTTCACTTTGGCGGCAGTTTCTCAGTTTTCTTCTTCATCGCTTTCTTCGTcttcgtcttcttcttcttcggtgATTGCTCGTTTCAGCGCTGATTCTGGAGTTGCGGAGCTGCGGTTTCACCGAGATTCGGAATTTATTGATGGCTTCAATGTCGATATTGGAACCTCGCAG CTCTTCAAGCTGGGACCGGTTCAATCGCTTTGTGTTTCAGAGATTTCTGGTGCCGGTAAAGAG AAATCATATTCACGGGCAGTGACCATCCAGTTTAGAAACGAGGATGAGAGCAGGGACTTCCATTCCGCATTTGAGCAATGGCAGAAGGATGTTATTCAAG CAGGAATTCATTTACCAAATGGGGCCATTGCTGCTTCTAAGAGCAAGTTTGATTATAAAATTGAGCCATCTTCTGCTAAAATGTATTTCCACTATTATGGACAATTGCTACATCAGCAAAATATGTTACAGGATTATGTGAGAACAG GAACCTATTATGCTGCTGTTATCGAGAACCGTGTTGATTTTACAGGTCGTGTGGTGGTTGATGTTGGAGCTGGAAGTGGTATTTTGTCGTTATTTGCTGCGCAG GCTGGTGCAAAGCATGTTTATGCTGTTGAAGCTTCAGAAATGGCAGAATATGCTCGCAAACTTATTGCTGGGAACCGTGCATTAGCTCAACGGATTACT GTAATAAAAGGTAAAGTTGAGGAAGTGGAGTTGGCTGAGAAAGCAGATATTCTGATCTCTGAACCGATGG GCACCTTATTAGTTAATGAGAGAATGTTAGAGTCCTACATAATTGCAAGAGATCGGTTTCTTGTCCCTAATGCGAAAATGTTTCCATCAATTGGAAG GATACATATGGCGCCTTTCAGTGATGAATATTTATTTGTTGAAATTGCAAATAAG GCTCTTTTTTGGCAGCAACAGAACTATTATGGTGTAGATCTCACCCCATTGTATGGGTCTGCATTCCAAGGGTACTTCTCTCAG CCAGTGGTGGATGCTTTTGATCCAAGATTATTGGTATCTCCACCCTTGTGCCATGTTATTGACTTCAATGAAATAAAG GAAGAGGACTTGTTCGAAATAGATATTCCATTGAAATTCATAGCATCTGTGGGAACTCGAGTGCATGGGTTGGCCTGTTGGTTTGATGTTCTGTTTAATGGGAG TGCTGTGCAAAGATGGCTTACCACTGCCCCTGGTGCGCCTACAACCCACTGGTACCAAATACGATGTGTTCTTTCTCAGCCAATTTATGTTATGGCTGGGCAAGAAATAACTGGCCGACTTCACATGATTGCCCATAATGCTCAAAGTTACACCATGTATCTATCATTGTCAG CGAAAATGTGGGGGCCTGGGGCAGTACAAGGAGGAATTCTTCAGACCGCTTCAGGGAAACTTGATCTCAAGGAGCCTTATTACAGAATGTCACAGCCACAATCCTACACGATGGCACAAGACCAGCAACCACAGCAGCTGCTACAGGCACAG GCTATTCCAATCCACACTGAAGATTTGGATGAAGCGGAGTTGCTGCAGCAACCATCGGAAAATACAGGTCCTCAGCTCCAATAA